A window of the Trueperaceae bacterium genome harbors these coding sequences:
- the dnaX gene encoding DNA polymerase III subunit gamma/tau has product MSALYQRARPVTFDEVVGQDHVKDVLTSAIARSRVGHAYLFSGPRGVGKTTTARLLAMAVNCEAPAAERPCGRCESCRLVQAGSHPDVVELDAASNNSVEDVRDLRERVMLTSMRGGTRVWILDEAHMLSKAAANALLKTLEEPPPGLVFVLATTEPERLPPTVLSRCQHFRFRRLTDDEIRGKLARLANAAGVAAETAALDLVARSADGGMRDAESLLERLLASGEAVTLVRTEDALGLPPHERLRAMASALANGDLASLLAEADALYRAGFAPRTVADQLARSLRGALHALLAGEPWLAAGEDDLLRLLHALDDEQERFVRHDDLYSLEVALIKARNALLGNGPAAGAAVAASAAAAAAAGAVADGVMPVARGAVTGTVGETASETVGEAVSGDATGPAVARRRPSGSTPRAAGAEAPPSGGARGASPEPDAAPGGDPAQVPADGEQVGQFSWHAVRSQADVRLKAFLAPVRVEHSGSAVRVTFPEANEFHHKQLIMRLAAFEELLTAVVGPGFDVTIDGPAGTSRFTTSGSTRGGGPKKA; this is encoded by the coding sequence GACCACGTCAAGGACGTGTTGACGTCCGCCATCGCGCGCTCCCGCGTCGGCCACGCCTACCTCTTCTCCGGGCCCCGCGGCGTCGGCAAGACCACGACGGCCCGCCTCCTCGCCATGGCGGTCAACTGCGAGGCTCCCGCCGCGGAGCGGCCTTGCGGCCGGTGCGAGTCGTGTCGGCTGGTGCAGGCCGGGTCTCACCCCGACGTGGTCGAGCTCGACGCCGCCTCGAACAACTCCGTCGAGGACGTGCGCGACCTGCGCGAGCGCGTCATGTTGACGAGCATGCGGGGCGGCACGCGGGTGTGGATCCTCGACGAGGCGCACATGCTCAGCAAGGCCGCCGCCAACGCCCTCCTCAAGACGCTCGAGGAGCCGCCGCCCGGCCTGGTGTTCGTCCTCGCGACGACGGAGCCGGAGCGCCTACCGCCAACCGTCCTGTCGCGCTGCCAGCACTTCCGGTTCAGGCGCCTCACCGACGACGAGATACGGGGCAAGCTGGCGCGCCTCGCGAACGCCGCCGGGGTGGCGGCCGAGACGGCCGCGCTCGACCTCGTGGCCCGGAGCGCCGACGGCGGCATGCGCGACGCAGAGTCGCTCCTCGAGCGGCTCTTGGCCTCCGGCGAGGCGGTCACCCTCGTCCGCACGGAGGACGCCCTGGGCCTGCCGCCTCACGAGCGGCTGCGGGCGATGGCGTCGGCCCTGGCGAACGGCGACCTGGCCTCCCTGCTGGCGGAGGCAGACGCCCTCTACCGCGCCGGCTTCGCTCCGCGGACGGTGGCGGACCAACTGGCGCGCAGCCTACGCGGCGCCCTCCACGCCCTGCTCGCCGGCGAGCCGTGGCTGGCAGCGGGCGAGGACGACCTGCTGAGGTTGCTGCACGCCCTCGACGACGAGCAGGAACGCTTCGTGCGCCACGACGACCTCTACTCCCTCGAGGTCGCCCTCATCAAGGCGCGTAACGCCCTGCTAGGGAACGGGCCTGCGGCGGGCGCCGCGGTCGCGGCGTCCGCGGCGGCGGCCGCCGCGGCGGGCGCCGTGGCGGACGGCGTCATGCCCGTGGCGAGGGGCGCGGTGACCGGGACGGTGGGCGAGACGGCGAGCGAGACGGTGGGCGAGGCCGTGTCCGGGGACGCGACCGGCCCTGCCGTCGCGCGCCGCCGTCCGAGCGGCAGCACCCCCCGCGCCGCCGGGGCCGAAGCGCCGCCCTCGGGCGGTGCTCGCGGGGCCTCCCCGGAGCCGGACGCCGCTCCCGGCGGGGACCCCGCGCAGGTCCCTGCTGACGGGGAGCAGGTCGGTCAGTTCTCCTGGCACGCGGTGCGCAGCCAGGCCGACGTGCGCCTGAAGGCCTTCCTGGCGCCGGTGCGCGTGGAGCACTCGGGCAGCGCCGTGCGCGTGACGTTCCCCGAGGCGAACGAGTTCCACCACAAGCAGTTGATCATGCGCCTGGCCGCGTTCGAGGAGCTGCTGACGGCCGTCGTCGGTCCCGGCTTCGACGTCACCATCGATGGCCCGGCGGGCACCTCGCGCTTCACCACGAGCGGGAGCACCCGAGGGGGCGGTCCAAAAAAAGCGTGA
- the topA gene encoding type I DNA topoisomerase — protein MKRLVIVESPTKARTIKRFLPADYQVEASMGHVRDLPSSAAEIPDKYKGSEWARLGVNVDAGFEPLYVVSPKKKAVVKNLQSALAQAGEVYIATDEDREGESIGWHLVEVLNPRVPVKRMVFHEITERAILEALSNTRDIDAHLVEAQETRRVLDRLVGYAISPLLWRKIAPKLSAGRVQSVAVRLLVMRERERMSFVPAAYWDLSARLAKGGAGTSGRFEAALTHVGGRRVAGGRDYDAATGRLKAELRRGDDVIELAEADARRLAAAAERAAWKVLGLEEREQTRAPAAPFTTSTLQQEASRKLGLAARDTMRVAQSLYENGYITYMRTDSTNLSEEALAATRAAIEARYGPDYLGGARKHKGAARNAQEAHEAIRPAGTEMRTADEHALKGLEAAVYDLVWKRTVASQMADARLKFVTARIGATPDGEPELSFRASGRTVLFPGFFRAYVEGSDDPDAALDDRDQPLPPLTQGDSLDCAGVTAAGHETKPPARYTDASLVKLLETEGIGRPSTYASIIDTIQARGYARKQGQQLVPTFTAFATNNLLERQFRQLVDTEFTARMERVLDDIAAGERASDTYLKDFYLGDNGIVRLVDDALGAIDARQISTVENAAWAPYVVRVGRYGPYVEGPLDGEVKTTSLPADLAPGDITKAELERYLVEANMGDVVVATEPASGQPVLLKRGPFGPYLQLGDAGPGGEKPKRVSLPPNVAPHDVGAELALELIALPARLGEHPDDGKVVEVGIGRYGPYVKHGGVYASIPKGEFLLDVTLARALELLAQKKRRGNAPLKELGPDPRTGEPIELYEGRFGPYVKRGSVNASLPRTLPLDVVTVEQASDLLDAREAAGGGKRQAKGRAAARGKTRPATKGATKGTARGKKGKAASKAGSARARGAKARAADAKPKATPEQLAAYLDELAPDDAAVLRLTLGAGAPALNVAEAAERLGIDEADALARNKRGLFKLRMSFGRDRTRGSGG, from the coding sequence ATGAAGCGGCTCGTCATCGTGGAGTCGCCCACCAAGGCACGCACGATCAAGCGGTTCCTGCCGGCCGACTACCAGGTCGAGGCGAGCATGGGTCACGTGCGCGACCTGCCGTCCAGCGCCGCCGAGATCCCCGACAAGTACAAGGGGAGCGAGTGGGCGCGCCTCGGGGTGAACGTGGACGCCGGCTTCGAGCCCCTCTACGTCGTCTCGCCCAAGAAGAAGGCCGTGGTCAAGAACCTGCAGAGCGCGCTGGCGCAGGCGGGCGAGGTCTACATCGCGACTGACGAGGACCGCGAGGGCGAGTCGATAGGTTGGCACCTCGTCGAGGTCCTGAATCCGCGGGTGCCGGTCAAGCGCATGGTGTTCCACGAGATCACCGAGCGCGCCATCCTGGAGGCGCTCAGCAACACGCGCGACATCGACGCCCACCTCGTGGAGGCGCAAGAGACGCGCCGCGTGCTCGATCGGCTGGTCGGTTACGCCATCAGCCCGCTACTGTGGCGCAAGATCGCGCCCAAGCTGAGCGCCGGCCGCGTCCAGAGCGTCGCCGTGCGCCTCCTCGTCATGCGGGAGCGCGAGCGCATGTCGTTCGTGCCGGCCGCCTACTGGGACCTGAGCGCCAGGCTCGCCAAGGGCGGCGCAGGCACGAGCGGGCGCTTCGAGGCCGCGCTCACGCATGTCGGCGGGCGCCGGGTGGCGGGTGGGCGCGACTACGACGCGGCCACTGGCCGCCTCAAGGCGGAGCTGCGCCGCGGCGACGACGTGATCGAGCTGGCCGAGGCGGACGCGAGGCGCCTGGCGGCCGCCGCGGAGCGGGCCGCCTGGAAGGTGCTCGGGCTGGAGGAGCGGGAGCAGACCCGCGCGCCTGCCGCGCCCTTCACCACCTCGACCTTGCAGCAAGAGGCGAGCCGCAAGCTGGGCCTCGCCGCGCGCGACACCATGCGCGTCGCCCAGAGCCTGTACGAGAACGGCTACATCACCTACATGCGCACGGACTCGACCAACCTGTCGGAGGAGGCGCTCGCGGCCACGCGCGCCGCCATCGAGGCGCGTTACGGCCCCGATTACCTGGGCGGGGCACGGAAGCACAAGGGCGCGGCCCGCAACGCCCAGGAGGCGCACGAGGCGATCAGGCCCGCCGGCACCGAGATGCGCACGGCCGACGAGCACGCCCTCAAGGGGCTCGAGGCGGCCGTCTACGACCTGGTGTGGAAGCGAACGGTCGCCTCGCAGATGGCCGACGCGCGCCTCAAGTTCGTGACCGCCCGCATCGGCGCCACGCCTGACGGCGAACCCGAGCTGAGCTTCCGGGCCAGCGGCCGCACCGTCCTCTTCCCGGGCTTCTTCCGCGCCTACGTGGAGGGAAGCGACGACCCCGACGCCGCGCTAGACGACCGTGACCAGCCGCTGCCGCCACTGACGCAGGGCGACTCCCTCGACTGCGCCGGCGTGACGGCGGCGGGTCACGAGACCAAGCCACCGGCCCGCTACACCGACGCCTCGCTCGTGAAGCTGCTCGAGACGGAGGGGATCGGGCGGCCGAGCACCTACGCGAGCATCATCGACACCATCCAGGCGCGCGGCTACGCCCGCAAGCAGGGTCAGCAGCTCGTGCCGACGTTCACGGCGTTCGCGACCAACAACCTGCTCGAGCGGCAGTTCAGGCAGCTCGTCGACACGGAGTTCACGGCGCGCATGGAGCGCGTCCTCGACGACATCGCGGCCGGCGAGCGCGCCTCCGACACCTACCTGAAGGACTTCTACCTGGGTGACAACGGCATCGTGCGGCTGGTGGACGACGCCCTCGGCGCCATCGACGCGCGCCAGATCTCGACGGTCGAGAACGCCGCCTGGGCGCCGTACGTGGTGCGGGTCGGCCGCTACGGACCGTACGTGGAGGGCCCGCTGGACGGCGAGGTCAAGACGACCTCGCTCCCCGCCGACCTGGCACCCGGCGACATCACGAAGGCCGAGCTGGAGCGGTACCTGGTGGAGGCCAACATGGGCGACGTCGTCGTCGCCACCGAGCCCGCCTCGGGCCAGCCGGTGCTTCTGAAGCGCGGTCCGTTCGGGCCGTACCTGCAGCTGGGCGACGCCGGCCCCGGCGGCGAGAAGCCCAAGCGCGTGTCGCTCCCGCCCAACGTGGCGCCCCACGACGTGGGCGCCGAGCTCGCCCTCGAGCTGATCGCGCTCCCCGCGCGCCTGGGCGAGCATCCAGACGACGGCAAGGTGGTGGAGGTCGGCATCGGCCGCTACGGTCCGTACGTCAAGCACGGCGGCGTCTACGCCAGCATCCCCAAGGGCGAGTTCCTGCTGGACGTCACGCTCGCGCGCGCCCTCGAGCTCCTGGCGCAGAAGAAGCGCCGCGGCAACGCCCCGCTCAAGGAGCTGGGCCCCGACCCGCGGACCGGCGAGCCCATCGAGCTCTACGAGGGGCGCTTCGGTCCCTACGTCAAGCGCGGGAGCGTGAACGCGTCGTTGCCCCGGACGCTGCCCCTCGACGTGGTGACCGTGGAGCAGGCGAGCGACCTGCTCGACGCGCGCGAGGCGGCGGGCGGCGGTAAGCGCCAGGCGAAGGGCAGGGCCGCAGCGAGGGGGAAGACGCGACCGGCGACCAAGGGCGCGACCAAGGGCACGGCGAGGGGCAAGAAGGGCAAGGCGGCCAGCAAGGCGGGCAGCGCCCGGGCGAGGGGCGCCAAGGCGCGGGCAGCCGACGCCAAGCCCAAGGCGACGCCCGAGCAACTCGCCGCCTACCTCGACGAGCTGGCGCCCGACGACGCCGCCGTCCTGCGCCTGACGCTCGGCGCCGGAGCGCCGGCCTTGAACGTGGCGGAGGCCGCCGAGCGCCTGGGAATCGACGAGGCGGACGCCCTGGCGCGCAACAAGCGCGGGCTGTTCAAGCTGCGCATGAGCTTCGGGCGGGACCGCACGCGGGGTTCCGGCGGGTGA
- the recR gene encoding recombination protein RecR: protein MSVRFPGPLLTLIRELGRLPGIGPKSAQRLAFHLFNRPEAEVRALAEALVEAKTGLARCPICYNVMSADADCCAVCADARRDRGLLCVVEQPADLLAIERSGEFQGLYHVLHGALSPMNGVGPDQLTIAALERRAAGLREVVLATSTTVEGEATAHYLARQLARSGATVSRIAYGLPVGGDLEYADEVTLGRAISNRRPV, encoded by the coding sequence TTGAGCGTCCGCTTCCCAGGTCCGCTCCTGACCCTCATCCGCGAGCTCGGGCGCCTGCCGGGGATCGGTCCCAAGAGCGCACAACGCCTCGCGTTCCACCTCTTCAACCGCCCCGAGGCCGAGGTCAGGGCGCTGGCAGAGGCGCTCGTCGAGGCCAAGACCGGCCTGGCGCGCTGCCCGATCTGCTACAACGTCATGAGCGCCGACGCTGACTGCTGCGCGGTGTGCGCCGACGCGCGCCGCGACCGCGGCCTGCTCTGCGTCGTCGAGCAACCGGCCGACCTGCTCGCCATCGAGCGCTCCGGCGAGTTCCAGGGGCTCTATCACGTCCTCCACGGCGCCCTCAGTCCCATGAACGGCGTCGGGCCCGATCAGCTCACCATCGCGGCGCTCGAGCGCCGGGCGGCGGGGCTGCGCGAGGTGGTGCTAGCCACCTCCACCACCGTGGAGGGCGAGGCGACCGCGCACTACCTGGCGCGTCAGCTGGCGCGAAGCGGCGCGACCGTCAGCCGCATCGCCTACGGACTGCCGGTCGGTGGCGACCTGGAGTACGCAGACGAGGTCACGCTGGGGCGCGCCATCAGCAACCGCCGCCCCGTCTGA
- a CDS encoding bifunctional folylpolyglutamate synthase/dihydrofolate synthase, translating to MKAPDAAPTPALDWLFGLQRFGVKPGLGPMRALLAALGAPAERYSSVLVAGTNGKGSVAHTLAAALVAPDRTVGLYTSPHLQRVGERVVVDGRETDADRLEATVAALRPTAERLGNTFFEVMTAAALVSFADAAVDVAVLEVGLGGRLDATNVVTPVLSVITSVGLDHTAVLGDDLAQIAFEKAGIMRPGVPVVSGVTEPAAATVVAARAAGLGAPLLEYGAGFWGEVSGIGWDGSEFVWRHPGATQDGAWVRTPLVGLHQVANVAVALEAAVALGVEPGRAVASVAAAGWPGRLESFWCEGRRVVLDGAHNPAGARALARAIEELTGEVAVLVVGASADKDVPGIVAALAPRARRLVVTAASNSPRAVPASDLAAWLPGAVAAPGVGAALRAALDLSAPGDTVVVAGSLFLVGEARDLLSGAVPERRQRWQ from the coding sequence ATGAAAGCACCTGACGCCGCGCCCACCCCGGCGCTCGACTGGCTCTTCGGGCTGCAGCGCTTCGGCGTGAAGCCGGGCTTGGGGCCCATGCGGGCGCTGCTGGCGGCGCTCGGGGCGCCCGCTGAGCGCTACTCGAGCGTGCTGGTCGCCGGCACGAACGGCAAGGGGAGCGTGGCGCACACCCTCGCCGCGGCGCTCGTGGCGCCCGACCGCACGGTCGGCCTCTACACGAGCCCTCACCTGCAGCGGGTGGGCGAGCGGGTCGTCGTGGACGGGCGCGAGACCGACGCGGATCGCCTCGAGGCGACGGTGGCCGCCTTAAGGCCCACGGCGGAACGACTCGGGAACACGTTCTTCGAGGTCATGACGGCGGCGGCGCTGGTGAGCTTCGCCGACGCCGCGGTCGACGTCGCCGTGCTCGAGGTGGGGTTGGGTGGGCGCCTGGACGCCACGAACGTCGTGACGCCCGTCCTGAGCGTCATCACCTCGGTGGGACTGGATCACACGGCCGTCCTCGGCGACGACCTGGCCCAGATCGCCTTCGAGAAGGCGGGGATCATGCGCCCGGGCGTGCCCGTCGTCTCGGGGGTGACGGAGCCGGCGGCCGCCACGGTGGTGGCCGCGCGGGCGGCCGGGCTCGGGGCGCCGCTCCTCGAGTACGGCGCGGGGTTCTGGGGCGAGGTGAGCGGCATCGGTTGGGACGGCAGCGAGTTCGTCTGGCGTCACCCCGGCGCGACACAGGACGGGGCGTGGGTGCGCACCCCCCTCGTCGGTCTGCATCAGGTGGCCAACGTGGCCGTGGCGCTCGAGGCGGCCGTGGCGCTCGGCGTGGAGCCCGGCCGCGCCGTGGCGTCCGTGGCCGCCGCCGGTTGGCCCGGGCGGCTGGAGAGCTTCTGGTGCGAGGGGCGGCGCGTGGTGTTGGACGGCGCCCACAACCCGGCCGGCGCGCGGGCGCTGGCGCGCGCCATCGAGGAACTGACGGGGGAGGTGGCGGTGCTCGTCGTGGGCGCCTCGGCCGACAAGGACGTGCCCGGCATCGTCGCCGCGCTTGCCCCCCGCGCGCGGCGCCTCGTCGTGACGGCGGCGTCCAACAGCCCGCGGGCCGTGCCCGCCTCCGACCTGGCCGCGTGGTTGCCGGGCGCGGTGGCGGCGCCCGGGGTGGGCGCGGCGCTGCGCGCGGCCCTCGACCTCTCGGCCCCCGGCGACACGGTGGTCGTGGCCGGCAGCCTCTTCCTGGTGGGCGAGGCGCGGGACCTGCTCAGCGGCGCCGTTCCCGAGCGCCGTCAGCGTTGGCAGTGA
- the recO gene encoding DNA repair protein RecO → MKRYTVADGLVIKRQALPSGDVIVTLLGREGKWRAVARKGKLPGGNVGRLSLFHDVTVQFYRRQEDDLALLTQVQLNGALPGLTEPTAYPYAHLLCELADALTVDVHLESRVYDYLTSALRGLASHHDTELVTLLYAWRLLGVAGLAPRVDACIACGSAGPLVAFDVEAGGLTCADCRAGRALQGAAADELARLVAGPMSAALATDYPDRRGQWRLLEAYVAYHVHDLRSFAAAREQGAARPEPA, encoded by the coding sequence GTGAAGCGCTACACCGTCGCCGACGGTCTGGTGATCAAGCGGCAGGCCCTGCCCTCGGGTGACGTGATCGTCACGCTTCTCGGGCGCGAGGGCAAGTGGCGCGCGGTCGCGCGCAAGGGCAAGCTGCCCGGCGGCAACGTCGGGCGCCTCTCCCTGTTCCACGACGTGACGGTCCAGTTCTACCGCCGCCAGGAGGACGACCTGGCCCTCCTGACGCAGGTCCAGCTGAACGGCGCGCTGCCTGGGCTCACCGAGCCGACGGCCTACCCCTACGCCCACCTGCTCTGCGAGCTCGCCGACGCGCTCACCGTGGACGTGCACCTGGAGTCGCGCGTGTACGACTACCTGACCTCGGCGCTGCGCGGCCTGGCCTCCCACCACGACACCGAGCTGGTGACGCTGCTCTACGCCTGGCGCCTCCTCGGCGTGGCTGGCCTCGCGCCGCGGGTCGACGCCTGCATCGCCTGCGGCTCGGCCGGTCCCCTGGTGGCGTTCGACGTCGAGGCCGGCGGCCTGACCTGCGCCGATTGCCGCGCGGGACGGGCCCTACAGGGGGCGGCGGCCGACGAGTTGGCCCGGCTGGTGGCCGGCCCGATGAGCGCCGCCCTCGCGACCGACTACCCCGACCGACGGGGGCAGTGGCGCCTGCTCGAGGCCTACGTCGCCTACCACGTTCACGACCTGCGGAGCTTCGCCGCCGCCCGCGAGCAGGGGGCGGCTCGCCCGGAGCCGGCCTGA
- a CDS encoding glycerol-3-phosphate acyltransferase, which yields MGAALAALAVGYLLGSVPTAALVARARGQDVFRLGSGNMGAMNTARNLSLGWGVIVLLLDVGKGALATYLGLLMASATANALQLAPSPAAPSPAVPLAAGLGAVLGHAFSMFVRFRGGKALATTLGVSLPYYPAVGLAGLVLIVALYLITRRAGAAAVVTMLAYPALAFLALERLGWPRDETFAVVTGVLPIVAIVLLKHLLARRKEAALTANADGARERRR from the coding sequence ATGGGGGCGGCGCTGGCGGCGCTCGCGGTGGGCTACCTGCTCGGTTCGGTGCCGACCGCCGCGCTGGTGGCGCGGGCCCGGGGCCAGGACGTCTTCCGGCTGGGCTCGGGGAACATGGGCGCCATGAACACCGCGCGCAACCTCTCGCTCGGCTGGGGCGTGATCGTGCTCCTGCTCGACGTCGGCAAGGGCGCCCTCGCCACCTACCTTGGGCTGCTCATGGCCTCGGCCACCGCCAACGCGCTACAGCTGGCGCCGAGCCCGGCGGCGCCGAGTCCGGCGGTCCCGCTCGCCGCCGGCCTCGGCGCCGTGCTCGGGCACGCCTTCTCCATGTTCGTGCGGTTCAGGGGCGGCAAGGCGCTCGCCACGACCCTCGGCGTATCGCTGCCCTACTACCCCGCGGTGGGGCTGGCCGGGCTCGTGCTGATCGTGGCGCTCTACCTGATCACCAGGCGCGCGGGCGCCGCCGCCGTCGTGACCATGCTCGCGTACCCTGCCTTGGCGTTCCTGGCGCTCGAACGGCTCGGGTGGCCGCGCGACGAGACGTTCGCCGTCGTCACCGGAGTCTTGCCCATCGTGGCGATAGTCCTCCTCAAGCACCTGTTGGCGCGGCGCAAGGAGGCGGCGCTCACTGCCAACGCTGACGGCGCTCGGGAACGGCGCCGCTGA
- a CDS encoding YbaB/EbfC family nucleoid-associated protein, translated as MNIQKLMKEAQRAQQKVAEAQERLASMSVEGSAGAGLVRAEATGDGTVTKVRIDPKVVDPSDVEMLEDLVTAAVNEAQRKAKELQEREMGAAMGGVGGLGGLGGML; from the coding sequence GTGAACATCCAGAAGCTGATGAAGGAGGCGCAACGCGCCCAGCAGAAGGTCGCGGAGGCGCAGGAGCGCCTGGCGAGCATGTCGGTCGAGGGCTCCGCCGGGGCGGGGCTCGTGCGGGCGGAGGCCACCGGCGACGGCACCGTCACCAAGGTCCGCATCGACCCGAAGGTCGTGGACCCGTCCGACGTCGAGATGTTGGAGGACCTCGTCACGGCGGCGGTCAACGAGGCGCAGCGCAAGGCCAAGGAGCTGCAGGAGCGGGAGATGGGCGCGGCGATGGGCGGCGTGGGCGGCCTCGGCGGCCTGGGGGGCATGCTCTGA
- the trpS gene encoding tryptophan--tRNA ligase: MNQTTSAVKPRVFSGIQPTGALHLGNYVGALSQWVAQQHERDSIFCVVDLHALTVPEEVDPARLRDQVRSAAAIYFAAGIDPESNVVFVQSAVREHTELTWLLNCVTPLGWLYRMTQFKAKSEGRESVGTGLLDYPVLMAADILLYDTVSVPVGEDQVQHIELTRDLAQRFNHLFGDVFVVPKAQVPAVGARIMGLDEPTAKMSKSVAVHRPGHAINLLDDPATVKKAVMSAVTDSGRELRFDHASPGVRNLLAIYQVLTKRSMAEIESEFAGAGYGQLKKAVVEAVVSTLAPVQARYRDYMSDPAELDNLLAKGAERARGIADATMRRVRTAMGVG, encoded by the coding sequence ATGAACCAGACCACGAGCGCCGTCAAGCCGCGCGTCTTCTCGGGCATCCAACCCACCGGCGCCCTCCACCTCGGCAACTACGTGGGGGCCCTCAGCCAGTGGGTCGCCCAGCAGCACGAACGCGACAGCATCTTCTGCGTGGTCGACCTCCACGCGCTGACCGTCCCCGAGGAGGTGGACCCCGCGAGGCTCCGCGATCAGGTGCGGAGCGCCGCCGCCATCTACTTCGCGGCGGGTATCGACCCGGAGAGCAACGTCGTCTTCGTGCAATCCGCCGTGCGCGAGCACACGGAGCTGACCTGGCTCCTCAACTGCGTCACCCCGCTCGGTTGGCTCTACCGGATGACGCAGTTCAAGGCCAAGTCGGAGGGGCGCGAGAGCGTGGGCACCGGCCTGCTCGACTACCCGGTGCTGATGGCGGCCGACATCCTCCTGTACGACACGGTCAGCGTGCCCGTCGGCGAGGACCAGGTGCAGCACATCGAGCTGACGCGCGACCTGGCGCAACGCTTCAACCACCTGTTCGGCGACGTGTTCGTGGTGCCCAAGGCGCAGGTCCCCGCGGTGGGCGCCCGCATCATGGGCCTGGACGAGCCCACGGCCAAGATGTCGAAGAGCGTGGCCGTGCATCGGCCCGGGCACGCCATCAACCTCCTCGACGACCCCGCCACCGTCAAGAAGGCCGTCATGAGCGCCGTGACCGACTCCGGCCGCGAGCTGCGCTTCGACCACGCCTCGCCGGGGGTGCGCAACCTGCTCGCCATCTACCAGGTGCTCACCAAGCGGAGCATGGCCGAGATCGAGAGCGAGTTCGCGGGGGCTGGGTACGGGCAGCTGAAGAAGGCGGTGGTCGAGGCGGTCGTGAGCACGCTGGCGCCCGTGCAGGCGCGCTACCGCGACTACATGAGCGACCCCGCCGAGCTCGACAACCTGTTGGCGAAGGGCGCGGAGCGCGCGCGCGGCATCGCCGACGCCACCATGCGCCGCGTGCGGACCGCCATGGGGGTGGGCTGA
- a CDS encoding HDIG domain-containing protein yields the protein MRGAAANRRPRAWYVNAARRTLLAAAPALARPDDDWARARLTAAEFALFGRMPAHERAHGLEVARRVLVLSPRASRELVAAALLHDVGKLDTPQAALWRVLTHLLPPVTLPGEPRLRGLAGARQARVHHAAYGASLLARAGVTPRVVDLVAGHHGPGAGADPEAALLRECDEST from the coding sequence ATGAGAGGGGCCGCCGCGAACAGGAGACCACGCGCCTGGTACGTCAACGCCGCGCGCCGCACCCTGCTCGCGGCGGCGCCGGCACTGGCCCGCCCCGACGACGACTGGGCGCGCGCGCGATTGACGGCCGCGGAGTTCGCGCTGTTCGGGCGCATGCCGGCCCACGAGAGGGCCCATGGGCTCGAGGTGGCGCGGCGCGTCCTGGTGCTCTCCCCGCGGGCGTCACGCGAGCTCGTCGCGGCCGCGCTGCTGCACGACGTCGGGAAGCTCGACACGCCCCAGGCCGCCCTGTGGCGCGTCCTCACCCACCTACTGCCCCCGGTGACGCTGCCCGGCGAACCGCGGTTGCGGGGCCTGGCGGGCGCTCGTCAGGCGCGGGTCCACCACGCCGCCTACGGGGCGTCGCTCCTCGCGCGCGCCGGCGTGACGCCTCGGGTCGTCGACCTCGTGGCCGGTCACCACGGTCCCGGCGCGGGCGCCGACCCCGAGGCCGCCCTACTCAGGGAGTGCGATGAAAGCACCTGA